A genomic window from Arthrobacter sp. FW305-BF8 includes:
- a CDS encoding sulfurtransferase, with the protein MDTLIDVAGLNARMDSGQRTVVLDVRWALGEPEGYSHYLTGHIPGAVYVDLPTQLADPADPGRGRHPLPSPARFQEAARSWGIRDGDVVVAYDDAGNTSAARAWWMLRNAGVRTVYLLDGGLAAWRTAGLPVEGGAVQPDTGDVALADGSMPVTDADGAADWAAGGVLLDARAGERYRGEVEPVDPRAGHIPGAVSAPTTGNLDDDGRFLPAETLRQRFAGLGVDAKTATAVYCGSGVTASHEIAALEIAGFSAVLFPGSFSEWSNDASRQVATGADPGK; encoded by the coding sequence ATGGACACCCTCATTGACGTGGCCGGGCTGAATGCCCGGATGGACTCCGGCCAGCGCACCGTGGTGCTCGATGTCCGCTGGGCACTCGGGGAGCCGGAGGGCTACAGCCATTACCTGACGGGGCACATTCCGGGCGCGGTGTATGTGGACCTGCCCACCCAGCTGGCGGACCCGGCGGATCCCGGCCGCGGGCGCCACCCGTTGCCTTCGCCGGCCCGCTTCCAGGAAGCGGCACGGTCCTGGGGAATTCGCGACGGCGACGTCGTGGTCGCCTACGACGATGCCGGCAACACCTCCGCTGCCCGTGCGTGGTGGATGCTCCGGAATGCCGGCGTGCGCACCGTTTACCTGCTCGACGGCGGCCTTGCCGCCTGGCGTACGGCAGGTTTGCCTGTGGAGGGCGGGGCAGTGCAGCCGGATACCGGAGACGTAGCGCTCGCCGACGGCAGCATGCCGGTGACCGACGCCGACGGAGCCGCAGACTGGGCAGCGGGAGGCGTGCTGCTGGATGCGCGCGCCGGGGAACGGTATCGCGGGGAAGTCGAACCGGTGGACCCCCGGGCCGGCCATATTCCCGGCGCAGTCAGCGCACCCACCACCGGGAACCTCGACGACGACGGCCGCTTCCTCCCGGCGGAGACGCTGCGGCAGCGCTTCGCGGGCCTTGGGGTCGACGCAAAGACGGCCACCGCCGTCTATTGCGGCAGCGGCGTGACGGCCTCGCACGAGATAGCGGCCCTGGAAATCGCCGGATTCAGTGCCGTGCTATTCCCCGGTTCCTTCTCAGAATGGTCCAACGACGCCTCCCGCCAGGTGGCGACGGGCGCCGATCCGGGAAAGTGA
- a CDS encoding metal ABC transporter ATP-binding protein has translation MNPVISLKQASLKFGRRALWEDLNLDINPGEFFAVLGPNGSGKTSFLKVLLGLQELHSGHASLGGHPVERGSRLIGYIPQQKPFLPDTPMRARDLVGLGVDGHRWGIRLGTAKANRRIDELLDLVGASDYAKVPVGQLSGGEQQRLRVAQALATDPKVLLCDEPLLSLDLHHQQAVSALINKQCHDRKSAVVFVTHEINPIIDYVDRILYLAGGRFSVGTPHEVMTTEVLSDLYDSNVEVIHANGRIVVVGLPDATTHHHDDAHAAAGEGS, from the coding sequence TTGAACCCAGTCATCAGCCTGAAACAGGCGTCCCTGAAGTTCGGCCGGCGCGCGCTCTGGGAAGACCTGAACCTGGACATCAATCCGGGGGAGTTCTTCGCAGTGCTGGGGCCAAACGGCAGTGGCAAGACCAGCTTCCTCAAGGTCCTACTGGGGCTGCAGGAGCTGCACTCCGGTCACGCGAGCCTCGGCGGCCATCCTGTAGAGCGGGGCAGCCGGCTGATCGGCTACATCCCGCAGCAGAAGCCCTTCCTGCCTGACACCCCCATGCGGGCCCGCGACCTGGTGGGCCTGGGCGTCGACGGGCACCGCTGGGGAATCCGGCTGGGTACGGCCAAAGCCAACCGCAGGATCGATGAACTGCTGGACCTGGTTGGGGCCAGCGACTATGCCAAGGTCCCCGTCGGGCAGCTGTCCGGCGGTGAGCAGCAGCGTCTCCGCGTGGCCCAGGCCCTTGCCACCGACCCGAAGGTGCTGCTCTGCGACGAGCCGCTCCTGTCGCTGGACCTCCACCACCAGCAGGCCGTCAGCGCACTCATCAACAAGCAGTGCCATGACCGGAAGAGCGCCGTGGTGTTCGTGACCCACGAAATCAATCCGATCATCGATTACGTGGACCGCATCCTGTACCTGGCAGGCGGCCGGTTCAGCGTGGGAACGCCGCACGAGGTCATGACCACCGAGGTCCTCTCCGACCTTTACGACAGCAACGTGGAAGTGATCCATGCCAACGGCCGGATCGTCGTCGTCGGTCTGCCCGACGCCACCACCCACCATCATGACGACGCGCACGCCGCTGCCGGGGAGGGCTCCTGA
- a CDS encoding hemolysin family protein: protein MEWLLVAAGLLLILGTGFFVAVEFSLIALDQPTVQRAVDDGDAAAVPLLRCLKSLSTQLSSCQLGITMTTLLTGYVMEPSVGALLEAPIAAVGIPEPVAGSVSLVVAMVIATGLSMLLGELVPKNMAIALSFRIGRALARPQLVFTAIFKPAIVVLNGFSNKVLNIFGLEAKEEISGARTPAELASLVRRSAAMGTLDPGTANFIARTLNFSGRSAADVMTPRIRVETIDADQPVSDIIDAARRSGYSRFPVIGESPDDIRGLVHVKKAIAVPPDRRRKLEAGAIMTDVLRVPETIHLDALLAELREGNLQLAVVLDEYGGTAGIATLEDLVEEIVGEVADEHDKVRPGLLQSASGDWYFPGLMRPDELSEQIPGLAVPDEAAYETVGGYVMSELGRIPEVGDTVEAGGGTLSVTRMDGRRIDRICFRPHREPRDSAANHGKSGNGGKPANGKSGNGGKPGNGKSGNGGR from the coding sequence ATGGAGTGGCTCCTTGTCGCGGCCGGACTGCTGCTCATCCTCGGAACAGGCTTCTTCGTCGCCGTCGAATTTTCCCTTATTGCGCTGGACCAGCCCACGGTGCAGCGTGCCGTTGACGACGGCGACGCCGCCGCAGTGCCGCTGCTCAGGTGCCTGAAATCCCTGTCCACGCAGCTGTCCAGCTGCCAGCTCGGCATCACCATGACCACGCTGTTGACGGGTTACGTCATGGAGCCCTCCGTCGGGGCGCTGCTCGAGGCGCCCATTGCCGCCGTCGGGATCCCCGAGCCGGTGGCCGGTTCCGTCTCCCTTGTGGTCGCGATGGTGATAGCAACGGGGCTCTCGATGCTCCTGGGCGAGCTCGTTCCCAAAAACATGGCCATAGCCCTGTCGTTCCGCATCGGCCGTGCCCTGGCACGGCCGCAGCTGGTCTTCACCGCCATTTTCAAGCCCGCCATCGTGGTCCTGAACGGTTTTTCGAACAAGGTCCTGAACATCTTCGGGCTGGAGGCCAAGGAGGAGATCTCCGGGGCGCGCACGCCGGCAGAGCTTGCCTCCCTGGTGCGCAGGTCTGCGGCCATGGGCACGCTCGATCCGGGGACCGCGAACTTCATTGCCCGCACGCTGAACTTCTCCGGCCGCAGCGCCGCTGACGTGATGACACCGCGCATCCGCGTTGAAACCATCGACGCCGACCAGCCGGTCTCGGACATCATTGACGCGGCCCGCCGCAGCGGGTATTCGCGCTTCCCCGTCATTGGTGAGTCTCCGGACGATATCCGCGGGCTGGTGCACGTCAAGAAGGCCATCGCAGTTCCTCCGGACCGGCGGCGGAAGCTCGAGGCCGGCGCCATCATGACGGACGTCCTCAGGGTGCCCGAAACCATCCACCTGGACGCCCTGCTGGCCGAACTGCGGGAAGGAAACCTGCAGCTGGCCGTGGTGCTTGACGAGTACGGCGGAACTGCCGGGATCGCCACGCTGGAGGACCTGGTCGAGGAAATCGTGGGCGAAGTGGCCGACGAGCACGACAAGGTCCGGCCGGGGCTGCTGCAAAGCGCCTCCGGTGACTGGTACTTTCCGGGCCTGATGCGGCCGGACGAGCTCTCGGAACAGATTCCGGGCCTCGCCGTTCCCGACGAGGCCGCCTACGAGACGGTGGGCGGGTATGTCATGAGCGAGCTGGGACGGATTCCCGAGGTTGGGGACACCGTGGAAGCGGGCGGCGGAACGCTCAGTGTTACGAGGATGGACGGCCGGCGCATTGACCGGATTTGTTTCAGGCCCCACCGTGAGCCCAGGGACAGCGCCGCCAACCACGGCAAATCCGGGAACGGCGGCAAGCCCGCCAACGGCAAATCCGGGAACGGCGGCAAGCCCGGCAACGGCAAGTCCGGGAACGGGGGCCGGTGA
- a CDS encoding hemolysin family protein produces MSDWAGLIWLVVLLLGNAFFVAAEFAVMSARRSQIEPLADEGVLRAQTTLRAMENVSLMLACAQLGITVCSLLILLVAEPAIHHLLAVPLAGLGVPTEIADVSAFAVALMLVTFLHVTFGEMVPKNISVSVADKAALLLAPPLMFIARIVNPVIAALNWSANHILKLMRIEPKDEVNSTFTLEEVQSIVQESTRHGLVDDDAGLITGALEFSEYAAGSVMVPLERLVMLRSSTSPLEFEKAVSRTGFSRFPMLDDDGLLAGYLHIKDVLAIPESGYELPIAESRIRSLANLSRDDEIEKAMSVMQRSGSHLARVIGPGGQTEGVLFLEDVIEQLVGEIRDATQAKGIRRLGSPDGE; encoded by the coding sequence ATGAGCGACTGGGCAGGACTGATCTGGCTGGTGGTGCTGCTCCTGGGCAACGCCTTCTTTGTGGCCGCGGAGTTCGCGGTCATGTCCGCACGCCGCAGCCAGATTGAGCCGCTGGCGGACGAGGGCGTCCTCCGTGCGCAGACCACGCTGCGGGCCATGGAGAACGTCTCACTGATGCTGGCATGCGCCCAACTGGGTATCACCGTGTGCTCGCTGCTGATCCTGCTGGTCGCGGAGCCGGCGATCCACCACCTGCTGGCTGTGCCTCTTGCCGGGCTGGGGGTGCCGACGGAGATTGCCGACGTCTCGGCGTTCGCTGTGGCCCTGATGCTGGTGACGTTCCTGCATGTGACGTTCGGGGAGATGGTCCCCAAGAACATTTCCGTCTCCGTTGCCGACAAGGCAGCGCTGCTCCTGGCTCCGCCGCTGATGTTCATTGCACGGATCGTGAACCCGGTCATCGCGGCGCTCAACTGGTCCGCCAACCACATCCTGAAGCTGATGCGCATCGAGCCCAAGGACGAGGTCAATTCCACGTTCACGCTGGAGGAGGTTCAGTCCATCGTGCAGGAGTCCACGCGGCATGGCCTGGTGGATGACGACGCCGGCTTGATCACCGGGGCCCTCGAATTTTCGGAGTACGCCGCCGGCAGTGTCATGGTCCCGCTGGAACGGCTGGTCATGTTGAGGTCATCGACCTCCCCGCTGGAGTTTGAAAAAGCTGTCAGCCGCACCGGCTTCTCCCGCTTCCCCATGCTGGATGACGACGGCCTGCTGGCCGGCTACCTCCACATCAAGGATGTGCTTGCCATCCCGGAATCCGGTTATGAGCTGCCCATCGCGGAGAGCCGCATCCGGTCGCTGGCCAACCTCTCGCGCGACGACGAGATAGAAAAGGCGATGTCCGTGATGCAGCGCTCCGGCTCGCACCTGGCGCGCGTCATCGGGCCGGGCGGCCAGACCGAAGGAGTGCTGTTCCTGGAAGACGTGATCGAGCAGCTCGTGGGGGAGATCCGGGATGCGACCCAGGCCAAGGGCATCCGGCGGCTGGGCAGTCCCGACGGCGAATAG
- a CDS encoding metal ABC transporter solute-binding protein, Zn/Mn family, which translates to MPSNARIFLTAAVAGFGLLLTGCGSPAASTPSADAGGRITVVTSTNVYGDIVEAIGKDKVNVSAIISRPSQDPHSYEANAQDRLTVSKAKLVVENGGGYDDFIHTLADDSNVPHENIISAVDVSGLAPESAGPASAHSESAHAEDGHAHDHGNFNEHVWYSLDAMTHLADAVAARLGALDSASASQFTANAAEFKSGLAKLESKISAMKTSHGGAGVAVTEPVPLYLLEAAGLENRTPAEYTAAVEEGADVPPAVLKAATSAVAARDTSFLAYNDQTEGPQTQAVKNAASAAGTPVVDFTETLPDGKTYLEWMADNVENVSKALKSQR; encoded by the coding sequence GTGCCCAGCAACGCCCGCATCTTCCTGACCGCCGCCGTGGCCGGCTTCGGCCTGCTCCTCACCGGCTGTGGTTCGCCGGCGGCCTCTACTCCAAGTGCAGACGCCGGCGGCCGCATTACCGTCGTAACGTCCACGAATGTGTACGGGGACATCGTTGAGGCCATCGGCAAGGACAAGGTCAATGTCTCGGCCATCATCTCGCGTCCGAGCCAGGACCCGCACTCCTACGAGGCCAACGCCCAGGACCGGCTGACCGTATCCAAGGCCAAGCTGGTGGTGGAAAACGGGGGCGGCTACGACGACTTCATCCACACCCTGGCGGATGACAGCAATGTGCCGCATGAGAACATCATCAGTGCCGTAGACGTGTCCGGGCTGGCCCCGGAATCGGCTGGCCCGGCCTCCGCCCACTCAGAGTCCGCCCACGCGGAGGACGGGCACGCCCATGACCACGGCAACTTCAACGAGCACGTCTGGTACAGCCTTGATGCCATGACACATCTCGCCGACGCCGTGGCGGCCCGGCTCGGCGCGCTCGACTCCGCGTCAGCTTCCCAGTTCACTGCCAACGCCGCCGAGTTCAAGTCCGGTCTCGCAAAGCTTGAGAGTAAGATTTCCGCAATGAAGACCTCGCACGGCGGTGCCGGCGTCGCCGTCACCGAACCGGTGCCCCTCTACCTGCTGGAAGCGGCGGGACTTGAGAACCGCACTCCTGCCGAGTACACGGCCGCCGTGGAGGAAGGCGCCGACGTTCCGCCGGCCGTCCTGAAGGCTGCCACCTCGGCGGTGGCCGCAAGGGACACCAGTTTCCTCGCCTATAACGATCAGACGGAAGGCCCGCAGACCCAGGCCGTCAAAAACGCCGCCAGTGCCGCGGGAACGCCGGTGGTGGACTTCACTGAAACACTTCCGGACGGCAAGACCTACCTGGAATGGATGGCGGACAACGTGGAAAACGTCAGCAAAGCCCTGAAGAGCCAGCGTTGA
- a CDS encoding MBL fold metallo-hydrolase: MKLTKFTHACVRLEKDGHVLVLDPGTFSETAEALDGAHAVLITHEHADHIDVPAVTSALADNGGLELFAPEGVAQSVRKEAPDAGGRVHAVEPGTAFNAAGFAIRSFGGQHALIHPQIPVVANIGYLVDENVYHPGDSFIIPDGISVRTLLVPVHAPWNKVSEVVDFVIGVRAERAFAIHDGLLNDTGLGLVEGHVKRIGARYGTEYTHLSSRESVEL; this comes from the coding sequence ATGAAGCTGACCAAATTCACGCACGCCTGTGTCCGGCTCGAAAAGGATGGCCATGTGCTGGTCCTGGACCCGGGGACCTTCTCCGAAACCGCCGAGGCGCTGGACGGCGCACACGCCGTCCTCATCACGCACGAGCACGCCGACCACATCGATGTTCCCGCGGTGACCTCCGCGCTTGCGGACAATGGCGGGCTTGAACTCTTCGCACCGGAGGGCGTGGCGCAGAGCGTGCGCAAGGAAGCGCCGGATGCCGGTGGCCGGGTGCACGCCGTGGAACCGGGAACCGCGTTCAACGCCGCAGGCTTCGCGATCCGCAGCTTCGGCGGGCAGCACGCGCTGATCCACCCCCAGATTCCGGTGGTCGCCAACATCGGCTACCTCGTGGACGAGAACGTGTACCACCCGGGCGACTCGTTCATCATCCCGGACGGCATCAGCGTGCGTACTCTCCTTGTCCCGGTCCATGCCCCGTGGAACAAGGTCAGCGAGGTGGTGGACTTTGTGATCGGCGTCCGCGCGGAGCGGGCCTTCGCCATCCACGACGGGCTCCTAAATGACACCGGCCTCGGCCTGGTGGAGGGTCACGTCAAGCGGATCGGGGCCAGGTACGGAACCGAATACACCCACCTCTCCAGCCGGGAATCCGTGGAGCTTTAG
- a CDS encoding Fur family transcriptional regulator, whose amino-acid sequence MPQRTSADGRPQAPSTAAGGKEQRVTKQRIAVSAALDELNDFVSTQELYRILQNKGVSVSLATAYRILQSLADEELVDVLRNGDGEAVYRRCAVTVHHHHLLCRNCGKAVEVEAPAVETWAARTAQEHGFTEVAHTVEIYGLCPDCSARKASAQ is encoded by the coding sequence ATGCCACAACGCACCAGCGCTGACGGCAGACCACAGGCACCTTCGACGGCGGCCGGCGGGAAAGAGCAGCGCGTCACCAAGCAGCGGATCGCGGTCAGCGCCGCCCTGGACGAACTCAATGACTTCGTGAGCACCCAGGAGCTGTACCGGATCCTCCAGAACAAGGGTGTCTCGGTCTCCCTGGCCACCGCCTACCGGATCCTGCAGTCACTGGCCGACGAGGAACTCGTGGACGTGCTGCGCAACGGCGACGGCGAGGCCGTCTACCGCCGTTGCGCCGTGACGGTGCACCATCACCATCTCCTCTGCCGCAACTGCGGCAAGGCCGTTGAAGTGGAGGCCCCCGCCGTCGAGACCTGGGCCGCGCGGACCGCGCAGGAGCACGGCTTCACGGAAGTGGCCCACACGGTTGAGATCTACGGCCTCTGCCCCGACTGCTCCGCACGCAAGGCCTCCGCGCAGTAG
- a CDS encoding metal ABC transporter permease has product MDLESILQSVFNFENYGELLVLVQNSLWAGAVLGLLGGLVGTFVMKRDLAFAVHGISELSFAGAAFALLIGTDVVFGSLVGSVAAALLLGLMGVRARDKNSIIGVIMPFGLGLGILFLSLYEGRAANKFGLLTGQIVSVDTVQLQVLAGTAVAVMAALCVIWRPLSFASVDPELAEARGVPVRSLALVFMVLLGVSVALSIQIVGALLVLALLITPAAAALRVTSSPRLVVLLSVVFAVSATVGGILLALGGRIPISPYVTTLSFLIYVVCRVIGTVRARRGLNGRVMRTA; this is encoded by the coding sequence ATGGATCTGGAATCAATCCTGCAGTCTGTGTTCAACTTCGAGAACTACGGCGAATTGCTGGTGCTGGTGCAGAACTCGCTGTGGGCCGGTGCGGTGCTTGGGCTCCTCGGCGGCCTCGTGGGGACCTTCGTGATGAAGCGCGACCTGGCGTTTGCCGTCCACGGAATCTCCGAACTGTCGTTCGCCGGCGCGGCCTTCGCGCTCCTGATCGGCACCGACGTGGTGTTCGGCTCCCTGGTGGGGTCCGTGGCGGCCGCGCTCTTGCTCGGGCTCATGGGCGTCCGGGCTCGGGACAAGAACTCCATCATCGGCGTGATCATGCCCTTTGGCCTCGGGCTCGGCATTCTCTTCCTGTCGCTCTACGAGGGCAGGGCCGCCAATAAGTTCGGCCTCCTCACCGGGCAGATTGTGTCCGTGGACACCGTCCAGCTCCAGGTGCTGGCGGGCACCGCCGTGGCCGTGATGGCGGCGCTGTGCGTCATCTGGCGCCCGCTGAGCTTCGCCAGCGTTGATCCCGAACTGGCCGAGGCCCGCGGTGTTCCCGTGCGGTCCCTGGCCCTGGTTTTCATGGTGCTCCTGGGCGTCAGCGTGGCGCTGTCGATCCAGATCGTGGGTGCCCTGCTGGTTCTGGCCCTGCTGATTACTCCGGCGGCCGCTGCCCTGCGGGTGACGTCCTCGCCGCGCCTCGTTGTCCTGCTCAGCGTGGTGTTCGCCGTTTCTGCGACAGTGGGGGGAATCCTGCTCGCCCTTGGGGGCCGCATCCCTATCAGCCCCTACGTCACCACGCTGTCGTTCCTGATCTACGTGGTGTGCAGGGTCATCGGCACCGTCCGCGCCAGGCGCGGCCTCAACGGCCGGGTCATGCGGACCGCCTGA
- a CDS encoding PLP-dependent cysteine synthase family protein, translating into MSRRFSERAWADEAVRKINAENNRSADTHLYSVPLPEHWGVQLYLKDESTHRSGSLKHRLARSLFLFGLVNGWIHEGTTIVEASSGSTAVSEAYFAQLLGLPFIAVMTRTTSPEKIALIEQFGGACLLVDHASEVYAAAAEVAATSGGHYMDQFTYAERATDWRGNNNIAESIFEQLALEEHPVPRWIVVGAGTGGTSATIGRYLRYHRHATSLAVVDPENSAFYPGWRSGAADFSTGMPSRIEGIGRPRMEPSFVPSVIDHMIQVPDAASVAAMRHLHTLAGLHAGPSTGTNLWGVWQLVAQMVADGERGSIVSLMCDGGDRYAGSHYSPAWLAAQGLDPQPHEDTLKVFFETAIWQP; encoded by the coding sequence GTGAGCAGGCGATTCAGTGAACGGGCATGGGCCGATGAGGCTGTCCGCAAGATCAACGCGGAAAACAACCGGTCGGCCGACACCCACCTCTATTCGGTGCCGCTGCCCGAACACTGGGGCGTCCAGCTGTACCTCAAGGATGAATCCACGCACCGCTCCGGCAGCCTGAAGCACCGGCTGGCACGTTCCCTCTTCCTGTTCGGGCTGGTGAACGGGTGGATCCACGAGGGCACCACCATCGTGGAGGCGTCCAGCGGCAGCACCGCGGTCTCCGAAGCGTACTTCGCACAACTCCTGGGCCTGCCGTTCATCGCCGTGATGACGCGCACCACCAGCCCGGAAAAGATCGCCCTGATCGAACAGTTCGGCGGCGCCTGCCTCCTGGTGGACCATGCCTCAGAGGTGTACGCGGCAGCGGCCGAGGTAGCTGCCACGAGCGGCGGCCACTACATGGACCAGTTCACCTACGCCGAACGCGCCACCGACTGGCGGGGCAACAACAACATTGCCGAATCCATCTTTGAGCAGCTGGCGCTGGAGGAGCATCCGGTCCCCCGCTGGATTGTGGTGGGGGCCGGAACGGGCGGGACCAGCGCCACGATCGGCCGGTACCTCCGCTATCACCGCCACGCCACGTCCCTGGCGGTTGTCGATCCGGAAAACTCCGCCTTCTACCCCGGCTGGCGGAGCGGCGCTGCGGACTTCAGCACCGGAATGCCCTCCCGGATCGAGGGGATCGGCCGGCCCCGCATGGAGCCAAGCTTCGTCCCCTCCGTGATCGACCACATGATCCAGGTTCCCGACGCCGCGTCGGTGGCCGCCATGCGGCACCTGCACACACTGGCGGGGCTGCACGCGGGGCCGTCCACGGGCACCAACCTCTGGGGTGTCTGGCAGCTCGTGGCCCAGATGGTGGCGGACGGCGAACGGGGCAGCATCGTGTCACTGATGTGCGACGGCGGTGACCGGTACGCCGGCAGCCACTACAGCCCAGCGTGGCTGGCCGCGCAGGGACTGGATCCGCAGCCGCACGAGGACACGCTGAAGGTGTTCTTCGAGACGGCTATCTGGCAGCCCTAA